In one Sulfitobacter sp. LCG007 genomic region, the following are encoded:
- the ftsY gene encoding signal recognition particle-docking protein FtsY — MAFFTKLKDRLFKSSSKIDEGLEALIEDGGTAEEMPSQAGAQAAVLHETAAAGDPPGAPDPFPQPHDPAPAPTPDEIVPGTPDRIHPETPNEIEQPDVPQEIEVPEPDLPQTPTPEPSSPPDPQPTPEPDPVPEPPTPEPTPEPTPVPDPMPEPGPDTEPVQVPPPQPSPGGVMPAATANVAPMLEEAPRPAERRGFLDRILGRQAPTAVVRRVLDDTMLEQLEEVLISADMGVDTALRVTANMAEGRFGRRLSVDEIKHLLAGEIARIMEPVARPLPLYPSKPQVVLVVGVNGSGKTTTIGKLASQFRAAGKTVVIAAGDTFRAAAVEQLQIWGERAGVPVLTAPQGSDPASLAYDAMSKAQAEGADLLLIDTAGRLQNRADLMEELAKIVRVIRKKDPDAPHNTLLVLDATTGQNALSQVEIFQKISDVSGLVMTKLDGTAKGGVLVALADRFGLPIHAIGVGEQVDDLAPFDPEEFAAALTGLELAS, encoded by the coding sequence ATGGCATTCTTCACCAAGCTCAAGGACAGGCTGTTCAAGTCCTCCTCGAAGATCGACGAGGGGCTGGAAGCGCTGATCGAGGATGGCGGCACTGCGGAGGAAATGCCGTCCCAGGCCGGCGCGCAGGCAGCCGTCTTGCACGAGACCGCGGCCGCGGGCGACCCGCCGGGCGCGCCCGATCCCTTCCCGCAACCCCACGATCCCGCGCCGGCCCCGACTCCGGACGAGATCGTGCCCGGCACGCCGGACAGGATCCACCCGGAAACCCCGAACGAAATCGAGCAGCCGGATGTGCCGCAGGAGATCGAGGTGCCCGAACCCGATCTGCCGCAGACGCCGACGCCCGAACCCTCGTCGCCGCCGGATCCGCAACCGACGCCCGAACCCGACCCGGTGCCCGAGCCGCCGACGCCCGAGCCCACGCCGGAACCGACCCCGGTGCCGGATCCGATGCCCGAGCCCGGGCCGGACACGGAGCCGGTGCAGGTCCCGCCGCCCCAGCCCAGCCCGGGCGGGGTCATGCCCGCCGCGACGGCGAATGTCGCGCCCATGCTCGAAGAGGCCCCACGCCCTGCCGAAAGGCGGGGCTTTCTCGATCGCATCCTCGGTCGTCAGGCACCAACGGCAGTTGTGCGCCGGGTGCTTGACGACACGATGCTGGAGCAGCTCGAAGAGGTCCTGATCTCAGCCGACATGGGCGTCGACACGGCATTGCGCGTGACCGCCAACATGGCAGAGGGCCGGTTCGGGCGCAGGCTGTCCGTCGACGAGATCAAGCATCTGCTGGCCGGAGAGATCGCCCGCATCATGGAGCCCGTGGCCCGCCCGCTGCCGCTGTATCCCAGCAAGCCGCAGGTGGTGCTGGTGGTCGGCGTGAACGGGTCGGGCAAGACCACGACCATCGGCAAACTCGCCAGCCAGTTCCGTGCCGCGGGCAAAACCGTCGTCATCGCCGCAGGGGACACATTCCGTGCCGCCGCCGTCGAGCAGCTTCAGATCTGGGGCGAGCGCGCCGGCGTGCCGGTCCTGACCGCGCCGCAGGGAAGCGATCCGGCCAGCCTTGCCTACGACGCCATGAGCAAGGCTCAGGCCGAAGGCGCGGACCTGCTGCTGATCGACACCGCGGGGCGCCTTCAGAACCGCGCCGACCTGATGGAAGAACTGGCCAAGATCGTGCGCGTCATCCGCAAGAAGGATCCGGACGCGCCGCACAACACATTGCTCGTCCTCGATGCGACCACGGGACAGAATGCCCTGAGCCAGGTCGAGATCTTCCAGAAGATCTCGGATGTTTCGGGACTCGTCATGACCAAGCTCGACGGAACCGCCAAGGGCGGTGTCCTGGTGGCGCTGGCGGACCGCTTCGGACTGCCGATCCATGCGATCGGTGTCGGCGAGCAGGTCGACGACCTGGCGCCCTTCGACCCGGAAGAGTTCGCCGCCGCGCTCACCGGCCTCGAGCTGGCAAGCTGA
- a CDS encoding EamA family transporter: MSDWIRALEGTPSGHDAALFLALLAALLHAVFGALQKGRHDPWLTRGAIDIFYGVMAVPVALFLVPWPEPHMWMIFFIAWLIHVVYKILQAWAYTKGAYTVVYPVVRGTGPLFAVFGAWMIFDEVFTLTQWTGVLVLLSGIFGLAIYNMRHLVEARDTLHAALGIALVTGLFVALYTTFDAYGIRSTADPFTFLAWFFMFDGIVMPILAIRRWRGMRPADRPTLGPLLQRGFIGGIIAYFSFGSIMLATRLDKVGEAAVLRETSTVFAAVIGVVFLKETVGPRRVALMTLIAIGAVIVEMGG, translated from the coding sequence GTGAGCGACTGGATCCGCGCGCTCGAAGGCACCCCCTCGGGTCATGACGCTGCGCTGTTTCTGGCTTTGCTGGCGGCATTGCTCCATGCCGTCTTCGGCGCGCTGCAGAAAGGCCGCCACGATCCCTGGCTGACACGCGGCGCGATCGACATCTTCTACGGGGTGATGGCGGTCCCCGTGGCGCTGTTTCTGGTGCCCTGGCCCGAGCCGCACATGTGGATGATCTTCTTCATCGCCTGGCTGATCCACGTGGTCTACAAGATCCTCCAGGCTTGGGCCTATACCAAGGGCGCCTACACGGTCGTCTATCCGGTTGTCCGCGGAACCGGGCCGCTCTTCGCGGTCTTCGGCGCATGGATGATATTCGACGAGGTCTTCACGCTGACCCAGTGGACCGGCGTGCTTGTCCTGCTTTCGGGCATCTTCGGCCTTGCGATCTACAACATGCGCCACCTCGTCGAGGCCCGCGACACGTTGCATGCCGCGCTCGGGATCGCGCTGGTGACAGGTCTCTTCGTGGCGCTGTACACGACCTTTGACGCCTACGGCATCCGCTCGACGGCGGATCCCTTCACCTTCCTCGCATGGTTCTTCATGTTCGATGGGATCGTGATGCCCATACTTGCCATCCGCCGCTGGCGGGGAATGCGCCCCGCGGACCGACCGACGCTGGGCCCGCTCCTTCAGCGCGGGTTCATCGGCGGGATCATCGCCTATTTCAGCTTCGGCTCGATCATGCTGGCGACGCGCCTCGACAAGGTGGGCGAGGCGGCGGTGCTGCGCGAAACGTCGACTGTCTTCGCCGCGGTCATCGGCGTGGTATTTCTCAAGGAGACGGTGGGGCCGCGCCGCGTCGCGCTGATGACGCTCATTGCCATCGGCGCTGTCATCGTGGAAATGGGGGGATGA
- a CDS encoding inner membrane-spanning protein YciB, with translation MAAPRKINPWLKAALEFGPILVFFVAYLRVKERTFILGGTEYDGFILVTAAFVPLLVASTLVLWRLTGHLSRMQVATMVLVVVFGGLSVWLNDDRFFKMKPTIIYLLFGGILAFGLLRGKSYLKYVMEEAIPLRDQGWMILTKRLMGCFFALAVLNELVWRTMSTDAWVYFKTFGLTIAVFAFFITQGKLLQTYAVEQDPEA, from the coding sequence ATGGCTGCGCCGCGCAAGATCAATCCCTGGCTAAAAGCTGCGCTCGAGTTCGGCCCGATCCTTGTCTTCTTCGTGGCCTATCTGCGCGTGAAGGAGCGGACCTTCATCCTCGGCGGGACCGAATACGACGGGTTCATCCTCGTCACGGCGGCCTTTGTCCCATTGCTCGTCGCCTCGACTCTGGTGCTCTGGCGTCTGACGGGACATCTGTCTCGCATGCAGGTGGCCACGATGGTGCTTGTCGTCGTCTTTGGCGGCCTGTCGGTCTGGCTCAACGACGACCGCTTCTTCAAGATGAAGCCCACCATCATCTACCTGCTCTTCGGCGGCATTCTGGCCTTCGGGCTTTTGCGCGGGAAGTCCTACCTGAAATACGTGATGGAAGAGGCGATCCCGCTGCGCGACCAGGGCTGGATGATCCTGACGAAACGCCTGATGGGCTGCTTCTTCGCGCTGGCGGTCCTGAATGAACTCGTCTGGCGCACGATGAGCACGGACGCCTGGGTCTATTTCAAGACCTTCGGGCTGACCATCGCCGTGTTCGCCTTCTTCATCACCCAGGGCAAGCTGCTGCAGACCTACGCCGTCGAGCAGGACCCCGAAGCCTGA
- a CDS encoding alpha/beta hydrolase: protein MQAPLARSIAALAGRSDPAIIMLHGYRYAPGDPVHCPHRTLMSPDDNLGWPAPLGLWENGAGCGIAFGWAARGSLRRSHLRARAHGRELAQIVSLLRATAPERPVHVIAHSLGTEIALSALAHLGRGAVDRLLLLTGASHQSHAEAMLSTPAGRDAEVVNVTSRENDLFDAAFERLVPSGLRCDGAIGRGIAAPNALTLQIDCRRSLDALERLGIGIAPPQGRISHWSSYTRPGLMDFYARLMRTPETLPLSLLQSILPSEADRRWSRILPATPPLPRPRLPRSLRSAVRMPRAAQASGSCSTA from the coding sequence ATGCAGGCGCCCCTGGCACGCAGCATCGCCGCACTGGCGGGGCGCAGCGATCCGGCGATCATCATGCTGCACGGCTACCGCTATGCGCCGGGCGACCCGGTTCACTGCCCGCACCGCACGCTGATGTCGCCGGACGACAATCTTGGATGGCCGGCCCCGCTCGGGCTCTGGGAGAATGGCGCAGGATGCGGGATCGCCTTCGGCTGGGCCGCGCGCGGCTCGCTGCGCAGATCGCATCTGAGGGCACGCGCGCATGGGCGCGAGCTGGCGCAGATCGTCTCGCTGCTGCGGGCGACGGCACCGGAGCGTCCGGTGCATGTGATTGCCCATTCGCTGGGGACCGAGATCGCCCTGTCGGCGCTCGCGCATCTCGGACGGGGCGCCGTGGACCGCCTGTTGCTGCTGACGGGGGCCAGCCACCAGAGCCATGCCGAAGCGATGCTTTCGACGCCGGCTGGCCGGGATGCGGAAGTGGTGAACGTCACGAGCCGCGAGAATGACCTGTTCGACGCGGCCTTCGAACGTCTCGTGCCCTCGGGGCTGCGCTGCGACGGCGCCATCGGGCGCGGCATCGCGGCGCCCAACGCCCTGACGCTGCAGATCGACTGCCGGCGCAGCCTCGACGCGCTGGAACGCCTCGGGATCGGGATCGCGCCACCGCAGGGGCGCATCAGCCACTGGTCGTCCTACACCCGCCCCGGCCTCATGGACTTCTACGCAAGACTGATGCGCACGCCCGAAACCCTGCCGCTGTCGCTTCTGCAGTCGATCCTGCCGTCGGAGGCCGACCGCCGCTGGTCCCGGATCCTGCCGGCAACGCCTCCCCTGCCCCGCCCTCGCCTGCCGCGCAGCCTGCGTAGCGCCGTGCGGATGCCCCGGGCCGCTCAGGCTTCGGGGTCCTGCTCGACGGCGTAG
- the metZ gene encoding O-succinylhomoserine sulfhydrylase, with the protein MKQDWKKQTRAVHAGIRRSQYGEVSEAMFLTQGFVYDSAEAAEARFVECGPDEFIYARYGNPTVSMFEQRIAALEGAEDAFATASGMAAVSGALTSMLKAGDHVVSSRALFGSCLYVLEEVLTRFGVEVTFVDGTDLAQWDAAIRSDTRAVFFESIANPTLQVVDIEAVARLAHAAGAKVIVDNVFATPVWSDAVAQGADVVVYSATKHIDGQGRVLGGVVLGTREFIRKTLEPYMKHTGGSMSPFTAWILLKGLETMELRVRAQTANAEKLATALSGHDKLARVIFPGLPDHPQAGLVRRQMGKGGTVLSIDLAGGKEAAFRFLNAAEIAIISNNLGDAKTILTHPATTTHQRLPQEQKDALGITPGLVRISCGIEDGDDLTGDILQALAQA; encoded by the coding sequence ATGAAACAGGACTGGAAGAAGCAGACCCGCGCCGTGCATGCCGGCATCCGGCGCAGCCAGTACGGCGAGGTGAGCGAGGCGATGTTCCTCACTCAGGGCTTCGTCTACGACAGCGCCGAGGCGGCAGAGGCACGCTTTGTCGAATGCGGCCCGGACGAATTCATCTACGCGCGCTACGGAAACCCCACCGTGTCGATGTTCGAGCAGCGTATCGCCGCGCTCGAAGGCGCCGAGGACGCCTTCGCGACGGCCTCCGGGATGGCGGCGGTTTCGGGTGCGCTGACGTCGATGCTGAAAGCGGGCGATCACGTGGTATCCTCGCGCGCGCTCTTCGGGTCGTGTCTCTATGTGCTGGAAGAGGTGCTGACCCGATTCGGTGTCGAGGTCACATTCGTCGACGGAACCGACCTGGCCCAGTGGGACGCCGCGATCCGGTCCGATACCAGGGCAGTCTTCTTCGAATCGATCGCCAATCCAACGCTGCAGGTGGTCGATATCGAGGCGGTTGCACGGCTGGCGCATGCCGCCGGTGCCAAGGTCATCGTCGACAACGTCTTCGCGACTCCGGTCTGGTCCGATGCCGTGGCGCAGGGGGCGGACGTTGTCGTCTACTCGGCGACCAAGCATATCGACGGACAGGGACGTGTGCTGGGCGGGGTCGTCCTCGGCACGCGCGAATTCATCCGCAAGACCCTCGAGCCCTACATGAAGCATACGGGCGGCTCCATGAGCCCCTTCACTGCGTGGATATTGCTCAAGGGCCTCGAAACGATGGAGTTGCGCGTGCGTGCGCAGACCGCGAATGCCGAGAAGCTTGCGACGGCTCTCAGTGGCCACGACAAGCTTGCCCGCGTGATCTTTCCCGGACTTCCCGATCATCCGCAGGCCGGACTGGTCCGTCGGCAGATGGGAAAGGGCGGTACGGTGCTTTCCATCGATCTCGCGGGCGGCAAGGAGGCGGCCTTCCGCTTTCTCAATGCGGCCGAGATCGCGATCATCTCGAACAATCTCGGCGACGCCAAGACGATCCTGACCCATCCCGCCACGACGACCCATCAGCGTCTGCCGCAGGAACAGAAGGATGCCCTGGGCATAACACCCGGTCTGGTGCGGATCAGCTGCGGAATCGAGGACGGAGACGATCTGACGGGAGACATATTGCAGGCGCTCGCTCAGGCCTGA
- the folE2 gene encoding GTP cyclohydrolase FolE2: protein MNIHLPVVDNAPDRDAAEAAVATLRAWARSATPAELATLDPDLSRLLRGGAGADYPALSRSYPEGFAADEGYKSTLPDLQNGPAALIRGARRHIQHVGISNFRLPIRFHTRDAGDLTLETSVTGTVSLDADRKGINMSRIMRSFYRHAETTFSFDVMEAALDDYKSDLDSFDARIQMRFSFPMRVESLRSGLSGYQYYDIALELTETAGVRKKIMHLDYVYSSTCPCSLELSEHARATRGQLATPHSQRSVARLSVEIDCDAGCLWFEDLVDLCRRAVPTETQVMVKREDEQAFAELNAANPVFVEDAARLFCEQLHADVRVGDFRIVASHQESLHSHDAVSVLVEGDTFAAHSLDPRIFSTLFHVG from the coding sequence ATGAACATACACTTGCCCGTAGTGGACAATGCACCGGATCGCGACGCGGCCGAGGCGGCGGTTGCGACCCTGCGCGCCTGGGCCCGCTCTGCCACGCCGGCCGAGCTCGCTACGCTCGACCCCGATCTGTCGCGGCTGCTCCGCGGCGGCGCCGGTGCGGATTATCCCGCCCTTTCGCGCAGCTACCCCGAGGGTTTCGCGGCGGACGAAGGCTACAAGTCGACCCTGCCGGACCTGCAGAACGGGCCGGCCGCGCTGATACGCGGCGCCCGCCGGCACATACAGCACGTCGGCATTTCGAACTTTCGCCTGCCGATCAGGTTCCACACCCGCGACGCGGGCGATCTGACGCTCGAGACCTCTGTCACCGGGACCGTCAGCCTCGATGCCGACCGGAAGGGCATCAACATGTCGCGGATCATGCGCAGCTTCTACCGGCATGCCGAAACCACCTTCAGCTTCGATGTGATGGAAGCGGCGCTCGACGACTACAAGAGCGATCTGGACAGTTTCGACGCCCGGATCCAGATGCGGTTCTCGTTCCCGATGCGCGTCGAGAGCCTGCGCTCGGGGCTTTCGGGGTATCAGTACTACGACATTGCGCTCGAGCTGACCGAGACGGCGGGCGTGCGCAAGAAGATCATGCATCTGGACTATGTCTATTCGTCGACCTGTCCCTGCTCGCTCGAGCTGAGCGAACATGCCCGCGCCACCCGAGGCCAGCTTGCGACGCCCCATTCGCAGCGCTCGGTGGCGCGACTCTCGGTCGAAATCGACTGTGATGCCGGATGCCTGTGGTTCGAGGATCTTGTCGACCTCTGCCGGCGCGCCGTGCCGACCGAGACTCAGGTGATGGTGAAACGCGAGGACGAACAGGCATTCGCCGAACTCAACGCCGCCAATCCCGTCTTCGTGGAGGATGCGGCGCGCCTTTTCTGCGAGCAGTTGCACGCCGATGTCAGGGTGGGCGACTTCCGGATCGTCGCAAGTCATCAGGAAAGCCTGCACAGCCATGATGCGGTAAGCGTCCTCGTCGAGGGCGACACCTTCGCCGCCCATAGCCTTGATCCGAGGATCTTCTCGACCCTCTTCCACGTGGGCTGA
- a CDS encoding DUF1127 domain-containing protein, with amino-acid sequence MAFPATANSAAVTGNPFGVLRRIFASIGRGIMVVAESNSRLREVQALQAKSDDDLARLGIKRDEIVHRVFSDLYYL; translated from the coding sequence ATGGCATTTCCTGCTACCGCTAACTCCGCAGCCGTAACCGGCAACCCGTTCGGCGTCCTGCGCCGCATCTTCGCCAGCATCGGCCGCGGCATCATGGTCGTCGCCGAATCAAACAGCCGGCTGCGGGAAGTGCAGGCGCTTCAGGCGAAGTCCGACGACGATCTCGCCCGTCTCGGCATCAAGCGCGACGAAATCGTCCATCGCGTCTTCAGCGATCTCTATTATCTCTGA
- a CDS encoding TrkH family potassium uptake protein has product MIDLRPVGYVIGLLVAILGLTMILPLLVDLVDNRGNWPVFARSALITVLSGGLIALSCSNAVKEGLTIQQTFLLTVAVWIALPLFGAIPFVLGATQARFVDAFFEAMSGLTTTGSTVFVGLDDLPRGILLWRGILQWLGGIGIIVVAMVFLPELRVGGMQIFKSEAFETMGKILPRAGQIASQISTIYISLTLICTMTYITLGMNTFDATVHALTTLSTGGFSNYDASFGMFQGNLEYAAAFFMVLAALPFVRYVQLINGNARPLWRDTQVHTFLAIIAILVVVMTVVLTRIFPHHWEKSMREALFNITSVMTGTGYASVDYMTWGPFLISIFFFAGLIGGCAGSTACSIKIFRYQLLFASIRMQVRKIRSPNGVFLARYNRRPITEDVLSSVMSFFMFFVLTLGLVSVALSLTGLDFITSISGAATALANVGPGLGAQIGPAGNFAGLNDAAKWILAFAMLVGRLEVMVVYVILTVRFWRA; this is encoded by the coding sequence ATGATCGACCTGCGCCCCGTCGGATATGTGATCGGCCTGCTCGTGGCCATCCTCGGTCTGACGATGATCCTGCCCCTGCTTGTCGATCTGGTCGACAATCGCGGGAACTGGCCGGTCTTCGCGCGCAGCGCACTCATAACGGTTCTGTCCGGCGGGCTCATCGCATTGAGCTGCTCGAACGCGGTCAAGGAAGGCCTGACGATCCAGCAGACGTTCCTGCTGACGGTGGCGGTCTGGATCGCCCTGCCGCTCTTCGGTGCGATTCCCTTCGTGCTGGGGGCCACCCAGGCGCGCTTCGTCGACGCATTCTTCGAAGCCATGTCGGGCCTGACCACCACCGGCTCCACGGTATTCGTCGGCCTTGACGACCTGCCGCGCGGCATCCTGCTCTGGCGCGGTATCCTGCAGTGGCTGGGCGGGATCGGCATCATCGTCGTCGCCATGGTGTTCCTGCCCGAGTTGCGCGTGGGCGGCATGCAGATCTTCAAGTCCGAGGCTTTCGAGACCATGGGCAAGATCCTGCCACGCGCGGGCCAGATTGCCAGCCAGATCTCGACCATCTACATCTCGCTGACCCTGATCTGCACGATGACCTACATCACGCTGGGCATGAACACCTTCGATGCCACGGTGCATGCGCTCACGACCCTGTCGACGGGCGGCTTTTCCAACTACGACGCCTCGTTCGGGATGTTCCAGGGCAACCTCGAATATGCCGCCGCATTCTTCATGGTCCTCGCGGCCCTGCCGTTCGTGCGCTACGTACAGCTCATCAACGGCAATGCCCGGCCCCTCTGGCGGGATACGCAGGTCCATACCTTCCTCGCCATCATCGCAATCCTCGTGGTGGTGATGACCGTCGTGCTGACCCGGATCTTTCCCCATCACTGGGAGAAATCCATGCGCGAGGCCCTGTTCAACATAACGTCGGTCATGACCGGTACAGGCTATGCGTCTGTCGACTACATGACCTGGGGACCCTTCCTGATCTCGATTTTCTTCTTCGCGGGGCTGATCGGGGGATGCGCCGGCTCGACGGCCTGTTCGATCAAGATCTTCCGCTACCAGCTGCTCTTCGCCTCGATCCGCATGCAGGTCCGCAAGATCCGCTCTCCCAACGGGGTGTTTCTGGCGCGCTACAACCGCCGCCCGATCACCGAGGACGTGTTGAGTTCGGTCATGTCCTTCTTCATGTTCTTCGTGCTCACGCTGGGACTGGTCTCGGTCGCGCTGAGCCTTACCGGCCTCGACTTCATCACCTCGATCTCGGGGGCCGCAACCGCACTTGCCAACGTCGGTCCGGGCCTCGGCGCCCAGATCGGCCCGGCCGGAAACTTCGCAGGCCTCAACGACGCGGCCAAATGGATCCTCGCCTTCGCGATGCTGGTGGGGCGTCTCGAGGTGATGGTCGTCTATGTAATCCTGACCGTCCGTTTCTGGAGAGCCTGA
- a CDS encoding thiamine pyrophosphate-binding protein → MTDRPLGAQISHMLKTRGVEVIFGIPGVHNQEMYRGIEDAGIRHVLARHEQGAGFMADGYARASGKPGVAYVITGPGLCNIMTPMGQAYSDSVPLLVISSCLDETAARRGQLHQMLDQRAAGASVCEWSEEARSPRAAYALIDRALTEFETRRRRPKHLMVPIRLLEGDGGDFPDAPSAQEARLMHARIDDETVAQVARRLMQAERPLAVFGGGAAQAAGPAREVLAKARMASFMTAAGRGIAAAEDPLCFGSCLARAGSEEIFASADAVLLVGTDLAEVDLWRERAGHQAPAIIVNVDPEVLAAGSPQDLLIPADATDFLGALSAALQGTPASGWQPGMVADRRERWRVEVAAEYPDVLEVADALREALPDETMIYSDMTQIAYAALEAWDMALPGHWHHPFGFGTLGYALPAAIGGAVARPGRPTLAIAGDYGLQYTLPELGAAVELGLPLPVVVWDNGKLGAIEASMVRAQIAPNAVVARNPDFCRLAEAYGARAARPRSLDDLREAVAAAFGADRPTLIHVTPDVLGQPRGR, encoded by the coding sequence ATGACCGACCGCCCCCTCGGCGCACAGATTTCCCACATGCTGAAGACCCGCGGGGTCGAGGTGATCTTCGGCATTCCGGGCGTGCATAATCAGGAGATGTATCGCGGGATCGAGGATGCGGGCATCCGTCACGTCCTTGCGCGCCACGAGCAGGGGGCGGGCTTCATGGCGGACGGCTATGCGCGCGCAAGCGGCAAGCCGGGGGTCGCATATGTCATCACCGGCCCGGGACTTTGCAACATCATGACCCCGATGGGACAGGCCTATTCGGATTCCGTGCCGCTTCTGGTCATCTCCTCCTGCCTCGACGAGACGGCGGCGCGCCGGGGTCAGCTGCACCAGATGCTGGATCAGCGCGCAGCGGGCGCGTCGGTCTGCGAGTGGTCCGAGGAGGCGCGCTCGCCCCGGGCCGCCTATGCGCTGATCGACCGGGCCCTGACCGAGTTCGAGACCCGGCGGCGGCGCCCCAAGCATCTGATGGTTCCCATACGTCTGCTCGAGGGTGACGGGGGCGATTTTCCCGATGCCCCGAGCGCACAGGAAGCCCGCCTGATGCACGCGCGCATCGACGACGAGACCGTGGCGCAGGTGGCGCGCCGCCTGATGCAGGCCGAGCGCCCCCTCGCCGTTTTCGGGGGCGGCGCGGCGCAGGCGGCCGGGCCGGCGCGGGAGGTGCTTGCGAAAGCGCGGATGGCCTCCTTCATGACCGCGGCGGGGCGCGGTATCGCAGCGGCCGAGGATCCGCTGTGTTTCGGCTCCTGTCTTGCGCGGGCCGGAAGCGAGGAGATCTTCGCGTCCGCCGATGCGGTGCTTCTGGTCGGCACCGATCTGGCGGAAGTCGATCTCTGGCGGGAGAGGGCAGGGCACCAGGCGCCCGCGATCATCGTCAACGTCGACCCGGAAGTCCTAGCCGCCGGCAGCCCGCAGGATCTGCTGATCCCCGCGGACGCGACGGACTTTCTTGGCGCCCTCTCGGCAGCGTTGCAGGGCACGCCAGCCTCCGGGTGGCAGCCCGGGATGGTGGCGGATCGCCGGGAACGCTGGCGCGTCGAGGTGGCGGCGGAGTATCCCGACGTTCTCGAGGTCGCCGATGCCCTGCGCGAAGCCCTGCCGGATGAGACCATGATCTATTCCGACATGACGCAGATCGCCTATGCGGCCCTTGAGGCATGGGACATGGCCCTTCCCGGACACTGGCACCACCCCTTCGGCTTCGGCACGCTCGGTTATGCGCTGCCCGCGGCGATCGGGGGCGCGGTCGCGCGTCCGGGGCGGCCCACGCTCGCCATCGCCGGGGATTACGGTCTGCAATACACGCTGCCGGAACTCGGCGCGGCGGTCGAACTCGGGCTGCCGTTGCCTGTCGTCGTGTGGGACAACGGCAAGCTGGGCGCGATCGAGGCCAGCATGGTCCGGGCGCAGATCGCGCCAAACGCGGTCGTCGCGCGCAATCCCGATTTCTGCCGTCTGGCAGAGGCTTACGGCGCGCGTGCGGCGCGGCCCCGATCGCTGGACGATCTGCGGGAGGCCGTCGCGGCCGCCTTCGGGGCCGATCGACCGACCCTGATCCACGTCACCCCCGACGTGCTTGGCCAGCCCCGGGGGCGCTAG